From the genome of Neodiprion pinetum isolate iyNeoPine1 chromosome 3, iyNeoPine1.2, whole genome shotgun sequence, one region includes:
- the JHBP-1 gene encoding take-out-like carrier protein, with the protein MKIIVTFLAIFALSAAVELPPSLKTCRRKDPQYQQCLSAAVPLFIKSLSAGLRNFKILPIEPLAVDSIKIGESTGPVSVKQSYRNIKLYGLTRGLEVNNYRIDFNKLILTSDSYNPQVDFVADYELDGQVLVLPIHGKGHSNITMIGLHAKNTIYCDTHVKDGETYLRIKKYDIKFHPERVLMHFGNLFDGDNALAEQMNTFIAQNSDLLFKELQASYEETFGLVFAKLGNEVFSRIPMNKLFPE; encoded by the exons ATGAAGATCATTGTCACGTTCCTGGCGATCTTCGCATTGTCGGCAGCAGTTGAGCTAC CGCCAAGCTTGAAGACCTGCCGAAGAAAAGATCCGCAGTACCAGCAATGTTTAAGCGCCGCCGTCCCATTGTTCATCAAGTCTCTGTCTGCAG GTctcagaaatttcaaaatcctccCCATCGAGCCTTTGGCAGTTGACAGCATAAAAATTGGCGAAAGTACCGGTCCGGTATCCGTGAAACAATCGTATCGCAACATCAAGTTATACGGACTAACGAGAGGATTGGAAGTAAATAATTACAG AATTGATTTCAACAAGCTGATTCTAACATCCGATTCCTACAATCCTCAAGTTGATTTCGTCGCCGATTACGAATTGGATGGTCAAGTTCTGGTTCTTCCCATCCATGGAAAAGGCCACTCCAACATAACCATGA TCGGCTTACATGCAAAGAACACTATATACTGTGACACGCACGTCAAGGATGGCGAGACTTATCTAAGAATCAAGAAGTACGACATCAAATTTCACCCCGAAAGAGTCCTGATGCACTTCGGCAATCTATTCGATGGTGATAACGCTCTGG CAGAACAGATGAACACATTCATCGCCCAGAATTCCGATTTACTCTTCAAAGAGCTCCAGGCATCCTACGAAGAGACGTTTGGCCTCGTCTTCGCGAAGCTTGGAAATGAAGTTTTCAGCCGTATCCCAATGAACAAGTTATTCCcagaataa